Proteins from one Chitinophaga oryzae genomic window:
- a CDS encoding alpha/beta hydrolase, producing MRRFFKRALYTLLFFVLVFNCIVAFHAYKFTHFSENNRHRNKRPEEMNIGEKLNMIFFGVRLSKSITSAKPNIPYDTVLLLTANGLHLEGWWMPVPKPKGTVLLFHGYGGNKGSHLPEAYWFRQLGYNTFLVDFRAHGNSDGTTCTIGYKEAEDVKLAWDYARSRCDKPIALWGMSMGAAAIMKAVPEYHLTPQKIILESPFATLLDAVKSRMRAVHLPATPFSQLLTFWGGLELGFWGFDHNPQDYARRIKVPVLYCWGQQDIRVTPDETQRVFRQLATPQKQLHIFKDAGHQSFCQKDGSVWKQLVKEFMAQ from the coding sequence ATGCGGCGTTTCTTCAAAAGAGCCCTTTATACCCTGCTGTTCTTCGTGCTGGTGTTCAACTGCATTGTGGCTTTCCATGCCTATAAATTCACCCACTTCTCAGAAAATAACCGCCACCGGAACAAGCGGCCGGAGGAAATGAACATCGGGGAAAAACTCAACATGATCTTCTTCGGCGTGCGGCTCTCCAAATCCATTACCAGCGCAAAGCCCAACATCCCGTACGATACCGTGCTGCTGCTCACTGCCAACGGATTACATCTCGAAGGCTGGTGGATGCCGGTACCAAAGCCCAAAGGCACCGTCCTCCTTTTCCACGGCTATGGCGGCAATAAAGGCTCGCACCTGCCGGAAGCTTACTGGTTCCGCCAGCTGGGATACAATACTTTCCTGGTAGACTTCCGGGCCCATGGCAACAGTGACGGCACCACCTGCACCATCGGCTATAAAGAAGCAGAAGATGTGAAGCTGGCATGGGACTACGCAAGGTCCCGTTGCGACAAGCCTATCGCTCTCTGGGGCATGAGCATGGGCGCGGCTGCCATCATGAAAGCAGTGCCGGAATATCACCTCACACCGCAGAAAATTATCCTCGAATCCCCATTCGCCACCCTCCTAGATGCGGTGAAAAGCCGCATGCGGGCCGTACACCTGCCGGCTACGCCGTTCTCCCAGCTGCTTACCTTCTGGGGCGGCCTGGAACTGGGTTTCTGGGGCTTTGATCATAACCCGCAGGACTATGCCCGCCGGATAAAGGTGCCGGTACTCTACTGCTGGGGCCAGCAGGACATCAGGGTTACACCCGATGAAACACAGCGCGTATTCCGCCAACTGGCCACTCCGCAAAAACAACTGCATATTTTTAAAGACGCCGGGCATCAGTCCTTCTGCCAGAAAGACGGCTCCGTATGGAAACAGCTGGTAAAGGAATTTATGGCACAATAA
- a CDS encoding outer membrane beta-barrel protein, with the protein MKHKVLLCFILVLCIGWAQGQNVDTSHQANVAAAPAAAPVPDTFWIKGLILIKGKNEKGRNTYKVYSDTAYARARLKKNLHTRWFVFDIGFNNYIDRSEYGGASYIAYYPNTSGFYNGAMPAAKAYDYSAVGLSTFAPREGSEPLTPAEFKLVTGKSINFNIWLFQQRLNITKHKLNLLYALGLEMNNFRYARNITYQPGYATRIIRDTVEFSKNKLFAEYISIPVMLNFNSNPARPNRAFQASFGVSGGYLIKSRTKQISEERGKVRKTDDFNLNKWRFGLTSELGYGPVKLYGNFALTPLHDYGLQQYPFSVGLRLNGF; encoded by the coding sequence ATGAAGCATAAAGTTTTACTCTGTTTTATATTGGTATTGTGTATAGGATGGGCGCAGGGGCAAAACGTTGACACCAGCCATCAGGCCAATGTGGCTGCAGCACCTGCGGCAGCTCCGGTTCCGGACACTTTCTGGATAAAGGGGCTGATCCTGATCAAAGGAAAGAACGAAAAAGGACGCAATACCTACAAAGTATACAGCGATACCGCCTATGCAAGGGCCCGGCTGAAGAAAAACCTGCACACCAGGTGGTTTGTCTTCGATATAGGATTTAATAATTACATCGACAGAAGCGAATACGGCGGCGCCAGCTATATCGCTTATTATCCCAATACGAGCGGCTTCTATAACGGCGCTATGCCCGCCGCCAAGGCGTATGATTACTCCGCGGTCGGACTCTCCACTTTTGCGCCAAGGGAAGGCAGCGAGCCACTAACACCGGCGGAATTTAAACTTGTTACCGGAAAATCGATCAATTTTAATATCTGGTTGTTTCAACAAAGGCTTAATATAACAAAACACAAACTTAACTTGTTATATGCTTTGGGATTGGAAATGAATAATTTCAGGTATGCCCGGAATATCACTTACCAGCCGGGTTATGCCACGAGAATAATCAGGGATACAGTAGAGTTTTCAAAAAACAAGCTGTTTGCTGAATATATCTCCATCCCGGTGATGCTGAACTTTAATTCTAACCCGGCCCGCCCGAATCGCGCGTTTCAGGCGAGCTTTGGTGTCTCTGGTGGTTATCTGATCAAATCCAGAACCAAACAGATCAGTGAGGAGAGAGGAAAAGTGAGGAAGACCGATGATTTCAACCTTAACAAATGGCGTTTCGGACTTACCAGCGAATTGGGTTATGGCCCGGTGAAGCTGTACGGTAACTTCGCCCTTACGCCTTTGCATGATTACGGTTTGCAGCAGTATCCGTTTTCTGTTGGGTTGCGGTTAAACGGTTTCTAA
- a CDS encoding M16 family metallopeptidase: MKLRKLAVSLLLFAGSLPTAFAQGKFQWKEATSGGYSYRYVTDDPMKARFYTLKNGLTVILSVNKKEPRIQTLIGTRAGSNNDPKDHTGLAHYLEHLLFKGTQQYGSLDWAKEKPYIDQIENLYDKYNKTTDPAARKTVYHQIDSVSGIAAKYAIANEYDKMMTGMGAQGTNAHTWVEETIYEEDIPSNAIDKYLTVQAERFRTPVFRLFHTELEAVYEEKNRGLDNDGRKIYETMLAALFPTHNYGQQSTIGTVEHLKNPNLKVIRDFYNTWYVPNNMAIVMAGDFDPDYVIKTIDQQFGYMKAKPVKEYKPAPEAPFKAPVVKEVFGPDAESINLAFRVPGALDTRSSLILGVLSSILQNGKAGLLDLNLNKQQKVLNAGAQVLALKDYSVLMLSGTAKQGQSLDDVKNLLLGQLDILKKGTFDESLVKAIVNNFKLAELQGLESNNNRATSIMDAFIKSRGANWALDVSYVDDMGKVTKKQIVDYANKYLADNYVAVYKRKGEDKNIEKVEKPAITPVEVNREAQSAFLQKVATIPATPVKPQWLDYEKDIQTAPVGNTNMMYVQNKDNGLFRLYYHFDMGSWNNKKLPLAAQYLQFLGTDKYTSEQISKEFYNIACNFSVATSTDNTTITITGLQENFDKAVSLFEHILTNCKPNEEALAALKGRLQKSRADAKLNKSAIMKGVINYAMYGANNPFNNQLSQADLDGVTATELTNLLHELPSYKHTIIYYGPQPLATAAADVQKLHTLPASFKEAPAAVKFSKTTQSANQVLFADYDMVQTEVNWVGNESVYDPANTGIITLFNNYFGGGMGSIVFQTIRESKALAYSTYAMFVSPDKKGERYSQIAYVGSQADKMNEAIKGMNDLLNDIPRSDKLLETAKESMKQDIETERITNDGIIFSYLAAQKLGLSTDIRKQVYESIDKMNFDDVKKFHDTNIAHKPYTYCVVASGKKVSMDDLKKIGEVKTLSLEDIFGY; this comes from the coding sequence ATGAAACTGCGTAAACTCGCTGTATCGCTGTTGCTGTTTGCAGGAAGCCTGCCAACAGCCTTCGCTCAGGGCAAATTTCAGTGGAAAGAAGCTACTTCCGGCGGTTATTCCTACCGGTATGTAACGGACGACCCCATGAAAGCCCGCTTCTATACGCTGAAAAACGGGCTGACCGTTATTTTGAGCGTCAATAAAAAAGAACCCAGAATCCAGACCCTGATTGGTACCCGCGCCGGTAGCAACAACGACCCGAAAGATCATACCGGCCTGGCCCACTACCTGGAACACCTGCTCTTTAAAGGTACCCAACAGTATGGTTCGCTCGACTGGGCCAAGGAAAAGCCCTATATCGACCAGATCGAGAACCTGTACGACAAATACAATAAAACAACAGACCCCGCCGCCCGTAAAACAGTGTATCACCAGATAGACAGCGTATCCGGCATCGCTGCTAAATATGCGATCGCCAACGAATACGATAAGATGATGACCGGCATGGGCGCTCAGGGCACCAACGCACATACCTGGGTGGAAGAAACCATCTATGAAGAAGACATCCCTTCCAATGCTATTGATAAATACCTGACCGTACAGGCGGAAAGATTCCGTACTCCCGTATTCCGCCTCTTCCACACAGAGCTGGAGGCAGTATACGAGGAGAAAAACCGCGGCCTGGACAACGACGGCCGCAAGATATACGAAACCATGCTGGCGGCCCTGTTCCCTACGCATAACTACGGCCAGCAATCTACCATCGGTACGGTAGAACACCTGAAGAACCCCAACCTGAAGGTTATCCGCGATTTCTACAATACCTGGTATGTGCCCAACAATATGGCCATCGTAATGGCGGGCGACTTTGATCCGGATTATGTGATCAAAACCATCGATCAGCAGTTCGGTTACATGAAAGCTAAACCTGTAAAAGAATATAAACCCGCTCCGGAAGCACCTTTCAAAGCACCTGTGGTGAAAGAAGTGTTTGGCCCCGACGCTGAAAGCATTAATCTGGCTTTCCGTGTGCCCGGCGCACTCGACACCCGGTCCAGCCTGATCCTCGGCGTACTCTCCAGCATTCTGCAGAACGGTAAAGCCGGCCTGCTGGACCTGAACCTCAACAAACAGCAAAAAGTCCTGAACGCCGGCGCACAGGTGCTGGCACTGAAAGACTACTCCGTACTGATGCTGTCCGGTACAGCCAAACAAGGCCAGAGCCTGGATGACGTGAAAAACCTCCTCCTGGGGCAACTGGACATCCTGAAGAAAGGAACGTTTGACGAGTCACTGGTAAAAGCGATCGTCAACAACTTCAAACTGGCTGAACTGCAAGGACTGGAAAGCAACAACAACCGCGCGACTTCCATCATGGACGCTTTCATCAAAAGTCGTGGCGCCAACTGGGCACTTGATGTGTCTTACGTGGACGACATGGGCAAAGTCACTAAAAAGCAGATCGTAGACTACGCCAATAAATATCTCGCTGACAACTATGTAGCGGTGTACAAACGCAAAGGCGAGGATAAAAACATTGAGAAAGTAGAGAAACCAGCTATCACCCCGGTGGAAGTGAACCGTGAAGCACAATCCGCTTTCCTGCAGAAAGTGGCGACCATCCCGGCTACCCCGGTGAAACCGCAATGGCTGGATTACGAAAAAGATATCCAGACTGCTCCGGTAGGCAATACCAACATGATGTACGTGCAGAACAAGGATAATGGCCTGTTCCGTCTGTACTATCATTTCGACATGGGCTCCTGGAATAACAAGAAACTGCCGCTGGCGGCACAGTACCTGCAATTCCTCGGGACAGACAAGTACACTTCCGAACAGATCAGCAAGGAGTTTTACAATATCGCGTGCAACTTCAGCGTAGCCACTTCCACAGACAATACCACCATCACCATTACCGGGTTACAGGAAAATTTCGACAAAGCGGTTTCCCTGTTCGAACACATACTGACAAACTGTAAGCCTAACGAAGAAGCGCTGGCCGCACTGAAAGGCAGGTTGCAGAAATCCCGCGCGGATGCCAAACTGAACAAGTCTGCCATCATGAAAGGGGTGATCAATTACGCCATGTATGGCGCCAACAATCCGTTCAACAATCAGCTGAGCCAGGCAGATCTCGATGGCGTTACCGCTACGGAGCTGACAAATCTGCTGCATGAACTGCCTTCCTACAAACACACCATCATTTACTACGGCCCTCAACCGCTGGCTACTGCCGCTGCTGATGTGCAGAAACTGCATACGCTGCCTGCCAGCTTTAAGGAAGCGCCCGCTGCTGTGAAGTTCAGCAAAACCACGCAGTCAGCCAACCAGGTACTGTTTGCCGATTACGATATGGTGCAGACAGAAGTTAACTGGGTAGGCAATGAATCGGTGTATGACCCTGCCAATACCGGTATCATTACCCTGTTCAATAACTACTTTGGCGGCGGTATGGGTTCTATCGTATTCCAGACTATCCGCGAATCTAAAGCGCTGGCTTACTCTACCTACGCTATGTTTGTTTCTCCGGATAAAAAAGGAGAGCGTTATTCCCAGATAGCTTATGTAGGCAGCCAGGCAGATAAAATGAATGAGGCTATCAAGGGAATGAATGATCTGCTGAACGATATTCCCCGTTCAGATAAACTGCTGGAAACCGCCAAGGAGTCTATGAAGCAGGATATAGAAACAGAACGCATCACCAATGATGGCATCATCTTCAGCTATCTGGCTGCGCAGAAACTGGGCCTTAGCACAGACATCCGCAAACAGGTGTATGAGTCGATTGATAAAATGAATTTCGATGATGTGAAGAAATTCCACGATACCAACATCGCCCACAAACCTTACACATACTGTGTGGTGGCTTCCGGAAAGAAAGTCAGCATGGACGATCTGAAAAAAATCGGTGAGGTGAAAACACTTTCTCTCGAAGACATTTTTGGTTATTAA
- the blaOXA gene encoding class D beta-lactamase, giving the protein MKRFGWMLSALCLFMAACAPNNVKEEKGWEKYFTEYKVEGTFMLFNNAQGTFKVYNLDRAKERFLPASTFKIFNSLVGLQTGVITDTGMVIPWDGVTRKYPAWNQDLSMQQAFKVSAVPYFQEVARRIGKTNMQLWLDSVKYGNMKMSRVDTFWLDNSLQISADEELGFVKKLYFDQLPFAKTNMQTVRDVMLMEKTPKYELSYKTGWGTAGAKQIGWIVGWVEENRHPSFFVLNIETEDPNFDMVKNRMAILRNILTEAGYFKGEM; this is encoded by the coding sequence ATGAAACGATTTGGCTGGATGTTATCAGCACTGTGCCTTTTCATGGCCGCCTGCGCACCGAACAACGTTAAGGAAGAAAAAGGCTGGGAGAAATATTTCACCGAGTACAAGGTGGAAGGCACTTTTATGCTATTCAACAACGCACAGGGCACCTTCAAAGTGTATAACCTGGACCGCGCCAAAGAACGTTTCCTGCCGGCTTCCACCTTCAAGATCTTTAACTCGCTGGTGGGCCTGCAGACCGGTGTAATCACCGATACCGGCATGGTAATCCCCTGGGATGGTGTTACCCGCAAATACCCGGCATGGAACCAGGACCTGAGCATGCAGCAGGCGTTTAAAGTATCTGCCGTTCCCTATTTCCAGGAAGTGGCACGCCGCATCGGCAAAACCAATATGCAGCTATGGCTGGACTCCGTTAAATACGGCAACATGAAAATGAGCCGTGTGGATACTTTCTGGCTCGACAACTCCCTGCAGATCTCCGCAGACGAAGAGCTGGGTTTTGTCAAAAAACTGTATTTCGATCAGTTGCCCTTCGCCAAAACCAATATGCAAACAGTGCGCGACGTGATGCTGATGGAAAAAACCCCAAAATACGAGCTTTCCTATAAAACCGGCTGGGGCACCGCCGGCGCTAAACAAATTGGCTGGATCGTAGGCTGGGTGGAAGAAAACAGACACCCCTCCTTCTTTGTCCTGAACATTGAAACAGAAGATCCCAACTTTGACATGGTCAAAAACCGGATGGCTATTCTCCGTAATATCCTCACCGAAGCCGGCTATTTCAAAGGAGAAATGTAG
- a CDS encoding helix-turn-helix domain-containing protein, with amino-acid sequence MSNNKSLDIPYQEWPLKSQFNITPLGMAATDFTHQPHRHHHFQILWFTKAKGRHMVDFVWYEMEDNMLFLLRPGQVHQLDCEREGHVIFFTERFYFANKHDKETLYDFSNLFDNWHGYGPIHIGENTAPALLGLVDLMSREHRSPGTNSRSIVKHYLNAFLLLAEREKKRNATDTMRPLHHDSRVVQLRRLLEKHYAREHQVAFYANAFALTPKRLNEITKETTGRTVTELLHDRIVLEAKRNLAFSHKSVKEICYELGFEDPAYFSRFFKNNAGISPQDFRDIMFK; translated from the coding sequence ATGTCGAATAATAAAAGTCTGGACATCCCCTATCAGGAATGGCCGCTGAAATCACAGTTCAACATCACCCCACTGGGGATGGCTGCTACTGATTTCACCCACCAGCCACACCGGCATCACCATTTCCAGATCTTATGGTTTACCAAAGCCAAAGGCCGGCATATGGTCGATTTTGTGTGGTATGAAATGGAAGACAATATGTTGTTCCTGCTGAGGCCCGGACAGGTGCATCAGCTGGACTGTGAGCGGGAAGGCCATGTGATTTTCTTCACCGAACGCTTTTATTTTGCCAATAAACACGACAAAGAAACGCTGTACGATTTTTCCAACCTGTTCGATAACTGGCACGGCTACGGCCCGATCCATATCGGTGAAAACACCGCCCCGGCACTGCTGGGGCTGGTAGACCTGATGAGCCGGGAACACCGCTCGCCGGGCACCAACAGCCGCAGCATCGTCAAACATTACCTCAACGCCTTCCTGTTGCTGGCGGAAAGAGAGAAAAAGCGCAACGCTACCGATACCATGCGGCCGCTCCATCACGATTCCCGGGTGGTCCAGCTCCGCCGCCTGCTGGAAAAACATTATGCCCGTGAACATCAGGTGGCCTTCTACGCCAACGCTTTTGCGCTGACACCCAAGCGGTTGAATGAAATCACGAAAGAAACCACCGGCCGTACCGTCACGGAACTGCTGCACGACCGCATTGTCCTGGAAGCCAAACGAAATCTGGCCTTCAGCCACAAGAGCGTAAAGGAAATCTGCTATGAGCTTGGTTTTGAGGATCCTGCCTATTTCAGCCGGTTTTTTAAAAACAACGCCGGCATCTCTCCCCAGGACTTCCGGGACATAATGTTCAAATAG
- a CDS encoding VWA domain-containing protein, translating into MLRFQHSEYLWALTLLLVLQLAFLGVSWWKRRSIRRIGDPALVEKLFAGYSRKLFVFKFLLIFLAFFFGVLGLANLQKGSRMEKITRKGVDVVIALDVSKSMLANDIQPDRLTRAKQLISKLMDKLNNDRVGLVVFAGNAYLQMPLTIDYSAAKMYLSTVSPEMIPTQGTAIGQAIQVADDAFNKKERKHKALVVISDGEDHDETALQKTRTAFDNGVVTNTIGIGSVAGSPLPDPETGSYKKDREGNTVISKLNENELKGIAAAGKGIYQHLDNNTDDVVNSLVSKIDSMEQKEFGENVFTDYNSYFQYFLGICLALLLIEFFIPEVRLPREPRETAVA; encoded by the coding sequence ATGTTACGTTTTCAGCATAGTGAATATTTGTGGGCACTGACGTTGTTACTGGTATTGCAGCTGGCTTTCCTGGGAGTATCCTGGTGGAAACGCCGCTCCATACGCCGTATAGGTGATCCGGCCCTCGTGGAAAAACTGTTTGCCGGCTATTCCCGTAAACTGTTTGTATTCAAGTTTCTCCTGATTTTCCTGGCCTTTTTCTTCGGTGTGCTGGGACTTGCCAACCTCCAGAAAGGCAGCCGCATGGAGAAAATCACCCGGAAGGGCGTAGATGTGGTGATAGCGCTCGATGTGAGTAAAAGTATGCTGGCCAACGACATCCAGCCCGACAGGCTCACCCGCGCCAAACAACTCATCAGCAAACTAATGGACAAGCTGAACAACGATCGCGTAGGCCTCGTGGTGTTTGCCGGCAATGCTTACCTGCAGATGCCGCTTACCATCGATTATTCCGCCGCTAAAATGTACCTGAGCACCGTCTCCCCGGAGATGATCCCCACACAGGGCACCGCTATCGGACAGGCCATCCAGGTGGCCGACGACGCTTTCAACAAAAAAGAACGTAAACACAAAGCACTGGTAGTCATCTCCGATGGGGAAGACCATGACGAAACCGCGCTGCAAAAAACCAGGACCGCTTTCGATAACGGCGTGGTTACCAATACCATCGGTATCGGTTCTGTAGCCGGCTCCCCGCTTCCCGACCCGGAAACAGGCAGCTATAAAAAAGACCGGGAAGGTAATACCGTGATTTCCAAACTCAACGAAAATGAGCTCAAAGGAATCGCCGCTGCAGGAAAAGGTATCTATCAACACCTGGACAACAATACGGACGATGTGGTGAATTCGCTGGTCAGCAAGATCGACAGCATGGAGCAGAAAGAATTCGGCGAAAATGTATTCACAGACTATAACAGCTATTTCCAATATTTCCTGGGCATCTGCCTGGCGTTACTGCTGATTGAATTTTTCATACCGGAAGTGCGCCTGCCACGCGAGCCCCGGGAAACGGCCGTAGCCTAA
- a CDS encoding tetratricopeptide repeat protein, whose translation MAALLLTGVTALAQNGTNKFIRKGNELYQKQLFSDAEANYKKALEQNAQSAVGSYNLGNSLYQQKRFDDARTQYANSLKTADNSRMKAEADYNIGNTFMEAKKWEESIKSYKQALKINPADEDARYNLAYAQAMLKKQQQDNKDNKDNKDKNKDKNKDKNKDQHKDQNKDQQDNDKKDQNKDQQDKDKDKNKDQNKDKDQQEQQKPEPQPSKMNKQEAERLLQALSQEEKKLQDKARKMKGQPVPVEKDW comes from the coding sequence ATGGCTGCATTGCTGCTTACCGGCGTTACCGCGCTGGCGCAGAACGGCACCAATAAGTTTATCCGAAAAGGCAATGAACTGTATCAGAAGCAGCTGTTCAGCGACGCAGAGGCCAACTATAAGAAAGCCCTGGAGCAAAATGCCCAATCAGCCGTAGGCAGTTATAACCTGGGCAATTCCCTCTATCAGCAGAAAAGATTTGACGACGCCCGCACCCAATATGCCAACAGCCTGAAAACAGCCGACAACAGCCGGATGAAAGCGGAAGCGGATTACAACATCGGCAACACTTTTATGGAAGCCAAAAAGTGGGAAGAGAGCATCAAGTCCTACAAGCAGGCACTGAAAATCAACCCGGCCGATGAAGATGCCCGCTACAACCTCGCCTACGCGCAGGCGATGCTGAAAAAACAACAGCAGGACAACAAGGACAATAAAGACAACAAGGATAAAAACAAAGACAAGAACAAGGACAAGAACAAAGATCAGCATAAAGACCAGAACAAGGACCAGCAGGATAACGACAAAAAAGATCAGAATAAAGACCAGCAGGACAAAGACAAAGACAAAAACAAAGACCAGAACAAAGACAAAGACCAGCAGGAACAGCAGAAACCGGAACCACAGCCCAGCAAAATGAACAAACAGGAAGCAGAAAGGCTGTTACAGGCATTGTCCCAGGAAGAAAAGAAACTGCAGGACAAAGCCAGGAAAATGAAAGGGCAACCGGTACCTGTGGAGAAAGACTGGTAA
- the kbl gene encoding glycine C-acetyltransferase, translating to MNKKFTSRLREELEEINKAGLYKRERIITSEQGAEIQVGGKTVINFCANNYLGLSSHPAVVKAAKDAIDTHGYGMSSVRFICGTQDIHRELEEKISKFLGTEDTILYVAAFDANGGVFEPLFGEQDAIISDALNHASIIDGVRLCKAKRFRYEHNDMADLEAKLKEAQDCRSRIIVTDGSFSMDGTIAQLDKICDLADKYDAIVMSDESHSSGFLGKTGRGTHEYRNVMGRVDIITGTLGKALGGASGGFTSGPKEVIDILRQRSRPYLFSNSVAPSIVGASIAVLDMLSETTELRDKLEYNTRYFRTKMTEAGFDIKPGDHPIVPVMLYDAVLSQQMAEKLLAEGIYVIGFFFPVVPKGQARIRVQLSAAHEQAHLDKAIAAFTKIGKELGVIK from the coding sequence ATGAATAAGAAGTTTACGTCCCGCTTACGGGAAGAACTGGAGGAAATCAACAAAGCCGGTCTGTATAAGAGAGAGCGTATCATTACATCTGAGCAGGGAGCTGAAATACAGGTTGGCGGTAAGACGGTCATAAATTTTTGCGCCAATAACTATCTGGGACTGTCTTCTCATCCGGCTGTGGTGAAAGCGGCCAAAGATGCCATCGACACCCATGGCTACGGTATGAGCAGCGTCCGCTTTATCTGCGGCACCCAGGACATTCACCGGGAACTGGAAGAAAAAATCTCCAAATTCCTTGGCACGGAAGACACCATCCTGTACGTAGCCGCCTTCGACGCCAACGGTGGCGTGTTCGAGCCACTGTTCGGCGAACAGGACGCCATCATCTCCGATGCCCTGAACCATGCTTCCATCATCGACGGGGTGCGTTTGTGCAAAGCCAAACGTTTCCGTTATGAACATAACGACATGGCTGACCTGGAAGCCAAACTGAAAGAGGCCCAGGACTGCCGCAGCCGTATTATCGTAACAGACGGCTCCTTCAGCATGGACGGTACGATTGCCCAGCTGGACAAGATCTGCGACCTGGCGGATAAATACGACGCCATCGTAATGTCCGACGAAAGCCACTCTTCCGGTTTCCTTGGCAAAACAGGCCGTGGCACCCACGAATACCGCAACGTCATGGGCCGGGTAGACATCATCACCGGTACGCTGGGCAAAGCGCTCGGCGGCGCTTCCGGCGGCTTCACCAGCGGCCCGAAAGAAGTGATCGATATCCTGCGTCAGCGCAGCCGTCCTTACCTGTTCTCCAACTCCGTGGCTCCCAGCATCGTAGGCGCTTCCATCGCCGTTCTCGACATGCTGAGCGAAACCACTGAGCTGCGCGACAAACTGGAATACAACACCCGCTATTTCCGCACGAAAATGACCGAAGCCGGCTTCGATATCAAACCCGGCGACCACCCGATTGTGCCGGTTATGCTGTACGACGCCGTACTGAGCCAGCAAATGGCGGAAAAACTGCTGGCAGAAGGCATCTACGTGATCGGCTTTTTCTTCCCGGTAGTGCCCAAAGGCCAGGCCCGTATCCGTGTACAGCTCAGCGCCGCCCACGAACAGGCCCATCTCGATAAAGCTATAGCCGCCTTCACCAAAATAGGTAAGGAACTGGGCGTGATTAAATAA
- a CDS encoding L,D-transpeptidase family protein, which translates to MKMYRIYGYAVLLLLMPLSGFVGSSADLYSVRLTPGNINPDKIFLLVDKSDYRMYLYEDVTLRKIYKVVFGNKDQGDKLVEGDRKTPEGTFRIQTKRMDNRWSRFMLLDYPNEDSKQKFFQRQSDGSLSQGASMGGGIGIHGVEYGAGIRDNYVDSRINWTLGCVSMKNGDVNELYEIVKVGTPVVIRR; encoded by the coding sequence ATGAAAATGTATCGAATTTACGGATACGCAGTGCTACTGTTGCTGATGCCGTTGTCCGGGTTTGTTGGGAGCAGCGCTGATCTGTACAGTGTACGGCTGACTCCCGGCAATATCAATCCGGACAAGATTTTCCTCCTGGTAGACAAAAGTGATTACCGGATGTATCTGTATGAAGATGTAACATTGCGCAAAATTTACAAAGTGGTTTTTGGCAACAAAGACCAGGGAGACAAGCTGGTGGAAGGCGATCGCAAAACACCGGAAGGAACCTTCCGTATTCAGACCAAACGCATGGACAATCGATGGAGCCGTTTTATGTTGCTGGATTACCCGAATGAAGATTCGAAACAGAAATTTTTTCAGCGGCAAAGCGACGGCAGCTTGTCGCAGGGAGCAAGTATGGGCGGCGGTATCGGGATACACGGTGTGGAATATGGTGCCGGTATCCGCGACAATTACGTGGACAGCCGCATCAACTGGACGCTGGGCTGTGTGAGCATGAAAAACGGGGACGTGAACGAATTATATGAAATTGTTAAAGTAGGCACACCGGTGGTGATACGCCGATAA
- a CDS encoding RNA polymerase sigma factor, which translates to MTEKEYNKCVDLYSDNIFRFIIKNLDHAEDARDVVQNAFEILWKHCQDVPFEKAKSYLFTVAYHNMIDHVRKTKRVTLVDEFKDEMKVADHKINNAKEVIARALANLSEVQRSLVLLKDYEGYSYEEIGEIMQLNPSQVKVYLHRARIHLKNYLVKMENVI; encoded by the coding sequence ATGACGGAAAAGGAGTACAATAAATGTGTGGATCTGTATTCGGACAATATATTCCGCTTTATTATCAAAAACCTGGACCACGCGGAAGATGCCAGGGACGTAGTACAGAACGCATTCGAAATATTGTGGAAGCACTGCCAGGACGTGCCTTTTGAAAAGGCAAAATCGTACCTGTTTACAGTGGCGTACCATAATATGATCGATCATGTACGTAAGACAAAGCGGGTGACACTGGTAGACGAGTTCAAGGACGAGATGAAAGTGGCGGACCATAAGATCAACAATGCCAAAGAGGTGATTGCCAGGGCGTTGGCTAATCTGAGTGAGGTGCAGCGGTCACTGGTGCTGCTGAAAGATTATGAAGGTTACAGCTATGAGGAAATAGGCGAAATCATGCAGCTCAACCCCTCCCAGGTAAAGGTTTACCTCCATCGGGCCAGGATACATTTAAAAAATTATCTGGTAAAGATGGAAAACGTGATATAA